The following are encoded together in the Nymphaea colorata isolate Beijing-Zhang1983 chromosome 14, ASM883128v2, whole genome shotgun sequence genome:
- the LOC126409206 gene encoding uncharacterized acetyltransferase At3g50280-like, which translates to MPALPLHLSHWFMHDAEKQEVEDRATAAEVKGSGGAEVCANCVHAYSTSTGFVQIIAIALPAFWGVKILRMKRNFEFDASNEVHSFLVTLLEDGVLIGCSLNHTAADGESFWHFFNSWSELNAGHETILRPPLMERAQIPKELRQVHFPLSEHLIERLKLPAVRERILCFSAQAISRIKAKANERSKLRRGEISSLQALVGLMWRTITWARKRQADQITACKVAAGLRKRLDPTLPREYFVSCMLFLSTEAKVGELLGQDMGWAARALHETVLGETANMGRQWLMNIQLYDVNGFESNDVMVASSPWLEMYGSDFGWGKGLAVLRGSANKFDGRISVFLRKGEGGSMDLEVCLLPHVMPALELDEELLDALLPSY; encoded by the exons GTTTGTGCTAACTGTGTGCATGCTTACTCCACGAGCACTGGTTTTGTTCAAATCATAGCTATAGCATTGCCTGCATTCTGG ggagtgaaaattttaagaatgaAACGAAATTTTGAGTTCGATGCATCTAATGAAGTGCATTCATTTCTGGTAACATTGTTGGAGGACGGTGTCTTGATAGGCTGCTCCCTCAACCATACCGCAGCTGACGGTGAGTCCTTCTGGCACTTCTTCAACTCCTGGTCCGAGCTCAATGCCGGCCATGAAACCATATTGCGACCGCCATTGATGGAGCGAGCCCAGATCCCCAAGGAGCTCCGCCAAGTCCACTTCCCACTGTCTGAACACCTCATTGAGAGGCTCAAACTTCCAGCAGTCCGAGAAAGAATCTTGTGCTTCAGTGCCCAAGCCATATCCCGGATCAAGGCCAAGGCCAACGAGCGCTCGAAGCTGCGGAGGGGTGAGATCTCGTCGTTGCAGGCACTTGTTGGGCTCATGTGGCGGACCATAACATGGGCCCGGAAGCGCCAGGCCGACCAGATCACTGCCTGCAAGGTTGCAGCCGGGCTTCGAAAGAGGCTGGACCCAACTTTGCCCCGGGAGTACTTCGTCAGTTGCATGCTATTCTTGTCGACGGAGGCCAAGGTGGGTGAGCTGCTTGGGCAGGACATGGGTTGGGCAGCCCGGGCGCTGCACGAGACCGTGTTGGGGGAAACAGCCAACATGGGTCGGCAGTGGCTCATGAACATACAATTGTATGATGTGAATGGGTTTGAATCGAATGATGTTATGGTGGCCAGCTCCCCATGGTTGGAGATGTATGGGAGCGACTTTGGGTGGGGGAAAGGGTTGGCAGTGCTCAGAGGGAGTGCCAATAAGTTTGATGGTAGAATTTCAGTCTTCCTCAGAAAAGGTGAGGGTGGCAGCATGGATCTGGAAGTCTGCCTTCTCCCTCATGTTATGCCTGCCCTGGAGTTGGATGAAGAATTATTGGATGCGCTCCTTCCTTCTTATTGA